Below is a genomic region from Telmatobacter sp. DSM 110680.
GCTCGCGAAAGCGCCCCGACCACATCTTCCCGGATTGTTCTTCGTTCGACATTGCTTAAGCGTCCTTCACTATTTCTTTTCCTTACCGCCGCTCAACTGGGGCATCTCCGTGCCTTTATTCAAAGTAAGGAGACCGGCTTCGGCATACGTGAGGAGCTTTGCCCGTGTATCCGTAATATCCAGATTGCGCATCGTCAGTTGGCCGATACGATCGCGCGGAGAAAAAACAGAATCAGTTTTCTCCATGCTCAAGCGCTCGGGGTGGAAAGTGAGATTCGGCGATTCGGTGTTGAGGATCGAATAGTCGTTCCCACGGCGCAGTTCAAGCGTCACCTCGCCGCTGACGGGTTTTGCCACCCAGCGCTGAGCCGATTCGCGCAGCATGATGGCCTGAGGATCGAACCACCGGCCCTGATAGAGCAGTCTGCCAAGTTTGCGGCCATTCTCGCGATACTGCTCGATCGTGTCCTCATTATGGATACCGGTAATCAGACGCTCGTATGCGATGTACAACAACGCCAGCCCTGGAGCCTCGTAGATGCCGCGGCTCTTGGCCTCGATGATGCGATTCTCAATCTGATCCGACATGCCCAAGCCGTGCCGGCCGCCAATCAGGTTTGCTTCGAGCAGCAGCGCGACAGGGTCATCGAACCGCGCTCCGTTAAGTGCCACCGGAAATCCTTCTTCGAAGCGGACCGTAACCTCTTCGCGACGAATCTCGACGTCGTCCCGCCAGGAGGCTGTCCCCATGATCGGAACAACAATCCGGATCGATGAGGAAAGATGTTCCAGGTCCTTCGCTTCGTGGGTAGCTCCCAAAATATTGGAGTCGGTGGAGTAAGCCTTCTCGGCTGACATTTTGTAAGCGAAGCCGGAGCGCTGCATGAACTCCGACATTTCGGTGCGACCGCCCAACTCGTCGATGAAAGCCGCGTCGAGCCACGGCTTGTAAACCTGCAGTTCAGGGTTGGCCAATAAACCGTAACGATAGAAGCGCTCGATGTCGTTGCCCTTGAAAGTAGAGCCGTCCCCCCAGATGTTGACGTCGTCTTCCTTCATAGCAGTCACCAGCATGGTGCCCGTGACCGCGCGTCCGATAGGAGTGGTGTTGAAGTAGGTAACGCCTGCGGTGCTGATATGGAAAGCGCCTGCCTGCAGCGCTGCAATTCCTTCGCGGACCAGCGGACCGCGGCAGTCTATTAAACGAGCCTTTGCGGCACCGTATTCAAGAGCGGCGCGAGGAATGGCATCGTAGTCCACCTCGTCTGGCTGGCCAAGATTAGCGGTATAGGCATATGGAATGGCACCCTTCTGCTTCATCCAGTGCAAAGCAGCGGAGGTGTCGAGCCCGCCGGAGAATGCAATTCCAACCTTCTGGCCGATGGGCAATGATTCGAGAATTACAGACATGCTTGCAAAACCTCATAAACAGGGAACAGTGAGCAGTGGACAGTGATCATTTTGTCCGTGCTCCAATCGCTGCTGACGCTAGACTTAAAACTCGTTCTTCGAAAAGCTGACTTGGAACAGCAACGCATTTGTACGTCTCTGCGTTGACCCCTGTTCGCTGCGCACTGGTCACTGCCCACTGAACTTCTCCACATTCGCCAGACCACCCAGCAACAACAGCAGCAGCGCTTTCTGTGCATGCATGCGATTCTCGGCCTGGTCGAACACGATCGACTGCGGCCCATCAAGCACCGCGTCGGTCACCTCGGCATTGCGGCGTGCAGGCAGACAATGCATGAATACTCCGTTCGGAGCCGCCTTCGACATGAGTGCTTCGTTCACCTGGAATGGCCTGAATATCGGAGCGCGTTTGGTCGACTCGTGCTCCATGCCCATGCTCACGCATACGTCGGTGTATATCGCCTCCGCATTTTCAGCCGCGGCCTGCGGGTCTTGCGTCAGCTTGATCTCGCAGCCATTCGCCTCTGCGATCTCGCGTGCCTTGGTCACGATCTCAATGTCAGGCGAGTATCCGCGAGGTGTCGCCACGGTAACATTCGCTCCCAGCTGCGCACCT
It encodes:
- the argG gene encoding argininosuccinate synthase codes for the protein MSVILESLPIGQKVGIAFSGGLDTSAALHWMKQKGAIPYAYTANLGQPDEVDYDAIPRAALEYGAAKARLIDCRGPLVREGIAALQAGAFHISTAGVTYFNTTPIGRAVTGTMLVTAMKEDDVNIWGDGSTFKGNDIERFYRYGLLANPELQVYKPWLDAAFIDELGGRTEMSEFMQRSGFAYKMSAEKAYSTDSNILGATHEAKDLEHLSSSIRIVVPIMGTASWRDDVEIRREEVTVRFEEGFPVALNGARFDDPVALLLEANLIGGRHGLGMSDQIENRIIEAKSRGIYEAPGLALLYIAYERLITGIHNEDTIEQYRENGRKLGRLLYQGRWFDPQAIMLRESAQRWVAKPVSGEVTLELRRGNDYSILNTESPNLTFHPERLSMEKTDSVFSPRDRIGQLTMRNLDITDTRAKLLTYAEAGLLTLNKGTEMPQLSGGKEKK